The nucleotide sequence GAATTCATAAATCTCAAGTGCAAGGAAGGCAGCTCCTAAAAGAACCGTGATTCCCATCCATAGCTGCATTTTTTTAAATTGAAAGTTCTTCATGTGATACATTGCATATACACTCGTCAGAGAACTTGTCAAAAGAAGCATTGTTGCACCAAATACGAGCGGAAGCTCAAACATCTCCTGGGTTGTTGCCCCTCCGTTGTCAGAATCCCTGAGTGCCAGGAACGTGGCAAATAAAGAAGCGAACAGAACCGTCTCTCCGCCCAGGAACAGCCAGAAACCCAAAAACTTATTTTTGCCTTCAAGGGTTGCCTTTTCAGGTGAGGCAGGGAACGTTTCAGCTGTCAATTTTTCCTCAACATGCATTATGCCTTTACCCCCTTATCGTTATCATCATTCATCAAATCTTCTTTGTGGATGTGATAACCGTGATCATCAATGACAGAACGCAGGAACATACAGCCAAGAGTAATGGCAAATCCGATAATAATAACCGGAACGCCCCATGCGTGTTCTGAATGATAAAGCAGTCCGAATGCAGCAACGAACAATCCAAAAGACATGATCAAAGGAAGAATCGATCCGTTAGGCATATGAATATCGCCAAGCGGCTCGGCTGGAGTCATTCCTTTATTGCCTTCCATTCTTTCTACCCACAGTGCATCAAGCCCGCGTACAAGCGGAGTTTGTTTGAAGTTGTATTCAGGTGCCGGCGATGAAACGGCCCACTCAAGGTTGCGCCCGTCTCCCCATGCATCTCCTGCAGCTTTTTCACCTTTAATCGATGAAATAATGATGTTCCAGAGCAATACGATTGTTCCGGCTGCCATCAGGAATGCACCGACTGTACTGATAAAATTACCCATTTCAAGTCCCTGGCCAGGCAGGAATGTGAATATACGGCGCGGCATCCCCATCAGTCCAAGGAAATGCTGAATAAAGAAAGTTAAATGGAATCCTGTAAAGAACAGGACAAATGTAACGACGCCAAGCTTTTCTCCGAGCATTTTTCCAAACATTTTCGGCCACCAGTAGTGAAGGCCTGCAAATAATCCCATGACAACTCCGCCTACAATAACGTAGTGGAAATGGGCTACAACGAAATACGTGTCATGATACTGATAATCTGTAGGAGCAGCAGCAAGCATGATTCCTGTTACTCCGCCCATTACAAACGTCGGGATGAATGCTACAGACCAGATCATCGGAACGGTAAAGCGGATGCTTCCGCCCCACATTGTAAACATCCAGTTGAAGATCTTAATGCCTGTAGGAACAGCAATTGCCATTGTGGCAACCGCGAAAATTGCATTTGCAATCGGTCCGAGACCGGTTGTAAACATGTGATGCGCCCATACCATGAATCCTAAAAAGCCGATAAGTACAGTTGCGAATACCATGGAAGAGTATCCGAAAAGACGCTTTTTGGAAAAATGAGGAAGGACATCAGAGAAAATTCCGAATGCAGGAAGAATCAGGATGTAAACCTCAGGATGTCCGAAGATCCAGAATAAATGCTCCCAGATGATTGTATTTCCGCCTAGTTCAGGAACGAAGAACCCTGTTCCGAAAATGCGGTCAAACATCATAATAGCAAGGCCGACTGTAAGCGGCGGGAAAGCGAACAAGATAAGTGCAGATGCTACAAACGTTGTCCATGTAAACAGCGGCATGCGCATGTAAGTCATTCCTGGTGCGCGCATATTGATGATGGTTGCAAGGAAGTTAATCCCGGCAATCAGTGTTCCAAATCCTGATATCTGGAGACCTAATAGATAAAAATCGATTCCGTGTCCAGGTGAATTAAGAGCAAGCGACGCATAGTTCGTCCAGCCTGCATCAGGAGCTCCTCCTAAAAACCATCCCATGTTCAGGAACAATCCTCCAAAGAAGAAAAGCCAGAAGCCAAGAGAGTTTAAAAAAGGAAATGCAACATCGCGGGCTCCGATTTGAATAGGAACCACCGCATTCATAAATGCAAAAATCAGCGGCATGGCTGCCAGGAAAATCATGGTTGTTCCATGCATGGTTAAAACTTCATTATATAGTCCGGCTGAGATGAAATCATTATCCGGTACAGCGAGCTGAATACGGATCAGCATCGCTTCCAGACCTCCCACGAGGAAGAAGAAGCCGCCGGAAACCAGGTAAAGGATGGCGATTTTCTTATGGTCTACCGTTGTCAGGTAGTCCCAGAGAACTGCGCCGAACCCTTTTTTCTGAGTTAACGTACTCACAGTGTTACCTCCCTTTTATTCTGCTAAGACAATCTTATTTGGCTTCTACCTTCAAGCCGCTTAAGTATTCTGTAAGAGCATCAAGTTCCTGATCATTCAGTTCCGGGTATGTTTTTGTCATTTTATTGCCCGGTTTGTACTGTTCAGGATCTTTCAGCCAGTTTCTGATGTTCTCTTCATTATGAGGAAGAATTCCTGCAACTCGTGAACGCTCGCCGAAGCTTGCAAGGTTGGGAGCAGTTCTTGCCTGTTCAGGACGCTCATCCACCGGAGTGACAGCGTGACAGCCGATACAGCTTTTTTCCTGGAACAGCTTCTCTCCTTCTTTAGCAAGGTCAGAAGATGCAACAGCTTTGGCATTCTTCATTTCTTCAGCCCACTGAACAAACTCTTCCTTGGATTTTGTTTCAACTTTAAAATCCATCAAAGCGTGTGAAGGTCCGCAAAGCTCAGCACATTTTCCGTAGAAGTATTCTCCGGCCTGCTCAGCGCGGTCACCGTCAAAATTAAGCCAGAATTTATTCACATTCTCCGTGTTTGTATCCATTTTTCCGCCTGCAGAAGGCACCCAGAATGAATGTTTAACATCAGAAGCAATCAGGTTAAAGTAAACCCTTTCATCTGTCGGCACAACTAAATCCTGGCTCGTGATGATCCCGTAGTCAGGATACTCAAATTCCCACCAGTAAAGGTTTGCTCTTACGTTTACAACGACTGCATCTTCAGGCTTGCGGTCTTTTTTATCCATTGCCTTGACGTCTGCAAGCTCAAATGTTGCAGATACTACAGGAACCGCCAGCACAAGCAGTAAAAGAATAGGAATAACAGTCCAAATGATTTCCAGTTTATGACTTCCCTCTACTTGCTCGGGAATTTTATTTTCCTCACCTTTGCGCTGTCTGAACTTCACAACCACATAAATGAAGATCACAGTTACGACTGCGATTACAATGACCATGATGAGTGTACTCAAAATCATAAGCGAGTACTGCATATCCGCTACTTCACCAGCTGGTTGAAGAGCGGAAAGATATGGTTCACCACAGCCGGCTAGGACAAGTGTCAGCATTGCAAATACGGCAACGAGACGAAATTTTGTCAGCCTCTTTTCCATAGCTAAATCAAACCCCTCTTTCAGTAAATTAATCCCCGCATGCTCACAGGAATTGTCAATTCCTTCTATGTAAATTCCTAAAAGAAAGAATTTCTAACCTAGTTGATCGTGAAAAGTACCATCGCCACAAAAAGGATCGTTAAGTAGTTCAGCGAATAAATAAACATCCACTTTGCCCATTTCAGGTCATCCTTAGCCTTTATGCCGGACACGGCAAGCACTAGCCAGCCGAGGTTCAGGGCAGTTGCCAGAATAATGAATGCTGCACCAAGCTGAAACAAGTAAAACGGCAAAGGCAATAGACAGATTACCCAGACCATCATTTGCCTTTTTGTAACAGCAAATCCGTGAATGACAGGCAGCATTGGTATCCCGGCTGCCCGGTATTCCTCAACCCGCTTCATTGCGAGAGCGAGAAAATGCGGCGGCTGCCAGATAAACATGATCAAGAACAATACCCATGCCGTCACACTGAGGTCTGCATCAACAGCTGCCCATCCAATGAGAGGAGGAACGGCACCGGAGATGCTGCCGACAACTGTATTCAGCGTATAGTGGCGTTTTGTCCACATTGTATATAAAAAGACGTATGTAATTACGCCGATCAACCCGATAAGCGTTGCTGCTGCCGTTGTCATGGAGAGCATGATAAATCCGAATGCAAGCAATAAAACACCAATCCACAGTGCCTGAACTGGATTCATTCTGCCTGTGACAGTCGGTCTCGTCTTTGTCCGCTCCATAATATGGTCTATGTCACGGTCATAAAAGTTGTTGATGGCACAAGATCCTGCAATCACAAGAGCGGATCCTGACAGCGCATACAGAACTGTGTCAATATTGCCGAGAAAACTTAGCCCGTTAAAATACAGCGCAAGCCAGATGCCAGTGAACGCGGTGATTAAATTGGAATTGACGATTCCCATTTTAATAAGGCTCAAAAAGTCTTTTAAGACGGTTGATTCATAAACTACTTCACCGAATCCTGTTTCTTTCGAGGTCCTTGAATCAGGCACGTATGACAGTCCCCCTTTTAACTCTGCTGCCGGCTGTGCAGCTTGCTATATCATACTAAATTAAGCAATATTTTCAAAATCGCTTCCTTCTTGATATTAAACCATAATCGGTTCTTGTTTTGTGAACAAAATATGAAGAAGTTTTGTCGAAATTGTGAAGCAGAACAGGAGAGCCGGCTAATTCATTGAAAAGCAATTCATTCACTGATACTCTAAAAATAAATGGCACACCTTTATGACCACGTTAACATTCTATCATACCTGTCAGGAATTTTTTATAGATAATGGAATCTTTTGCGAAAAAATGATTCTATTGGGATTTCTCCATATCATTCCTTTTCATTCATTCTGTTTTGCCAGTATAATAAACAGTAGATAGATATTGTCATTATTTGTTGCCTGCCGGACTTTAAAGTGTCCGGTTTTCATAAGCTCATTACTACGAATAAGAAGGTGAACATCTTGCATCGAGCATTAAAAGGAATTGGTGTGCTCACAACACTAGTGATGCTTCTTGTGCTTTTAGGGGGAGCACTCGTCACAAAAACGGAATCCGGCGCAGGATGCGGAGATTCCTGGCCGCTCTGCCACGGAGAACTGATTCCGTCTGAAATTACCCCGGAGCTTGTCATTGAGCTCAGCCACAGGGTTGTCAGCGGACTTGCGGGCATTCTTGTCCTGCTGTTGGCTGTAACTTCCTGGATCAAAATCGGACATAAGAGGGAAACGAAATTTCTGGCTGCTCTTTCTTTCTTTTTCCTGATTCTTCAGGCGCTTATTGGTGCAGCCGCAGTAAAATGGGGACAATCTGATGCCGTTCTTGCCCTGCATTTCGGTATTTCTCTTATCTCTTTTGCATCAGTGCTGCTGCTCACCCTGCTGATTTTTGAAGTAGACAAAAAGTTTGATACAGAGTCCCTTATTATTGATAAAAGGATGAAATTCCACAGCATCGGCATCATCTGCTACACATATATCGTGGTCTATACAGGTGCATTTGTCAGACATAAGGGGGCAAGCCTCGCATGTCCGGAATGGCCGATGTGCAGCAACAGGCCATACGGGCTGCCTGGAACTCTGCATGAGTGGATTCAGATGGGCCACAGATTTGCAGCTGCTCTGATTTTTGTTTGGGTGGCATATGCTGCTTATACCGCAGTTAAGCACTATAAACATCAGAAAGCTGTCTATTATGGATGGATCATAGCGTTTGCCCTTATTTCCATGCAGGTCGCATCAGGCGCGCTTGTCGTATTAACCGGGCTGAACCTTGGCGTTGCCCTGGCCCACGCACTTATTATTTCCTGTCTGTTCGGAGTGCTGAGCTATTTCATTCTGCTGATCAGCCGCAACCGGATAAACCGTGAGGCTTTGAAGAATAAAGAAGATAAGAAAGCCATATAAAAAAGAGAGGCATTATGCCTCTCTTTTTTATATGCCCTGAAACATTTCAATTGCTTTTACCCGCTGTTCGCTGTGTATGACTGTAGGTTCCGGATAATCGTTTCCGATGATGCAGCCAGCTTCTTTCTGTTCCCCTCTGCTCATCTTCCACGGCTCATGAATCCGTTTAGCGTCTACGTCCCGAAGCTCGGGCACGTATTTTTTGATATACTCTCCATCAGGATCAAACTTTTTTGATTGTGTGACCGGATTAAACACTCTGAAGTACGGGACAGGGTCTGTTCCGACAGATGCTGCCCACTGCCATCCTCCAATGTTGGATCCGGGCTCATAATCGACTAGTTTTTCTGCAAAATACGCCTCCCCGAGCCTCCAGTCAAGCAGGTAATCTTTCGTTAAAAAGGAAGCTGTGATCATTCTCAGCCGGTTATGCATCCATCCTTCTGCATTCAGCTGCCTCATGCCCGCATCAACGATTGGATAGCCTGTTTTTCCTTCTTTCCACGCTTTCAGCCTCTCTTTATCCGTATTCCATTTAATTGTCCGGTAGCGCTGATCCGCTTCTTCATTCACGCTGTTTGGGAACTGAACGTACACCATATTATAAAAGTCCCGCCAGGCAAGCTCCTTGATGAATGTTTCTTTTCCCTTATC is from Bacillus sp. FSL H8-0547 and encodes:
- a CDS encoding heme A synthase; the protein is MHRALKGIGVLTTLVMLLVLLGGALVTKTESGAGCGDSWPLCHGELIPSEITPELVIELSHRVVSGLAGILVLLLAVTSWIKIGHKRETKFLAALSFFFLILQALIGAAAVKWGQSDAVLALHFGISLISFASVLLLTLLIFEVDKKFDTESLIIDKRMKFHSIGIICYTYIVVYTGAFVRHKGASLACPEWPMCSNRPYGLPGTLHEWIQMGHRFAAALIFVWVAYAAYTAVKHYKHQKAVYYGWIIAFALISMQVASGALVVLTGLNLGVALAHALIISCLFGVLSYFILLISRNRINREALKNKEDKKAI
- the coxB gene encoding cytochrome c oxidase subunit II, which gives rise to MEKRLTKFRLVAVFAMLTLVLAGCGEPYLSALQPAGEVADMQYSLMILSTLIMVIVIAVVTVIFIYVVVKFRQRKGEENKIPEQVEGSHKLEIIWTVIPILLLLVLAVPVVSATFELADVKAMDKKDRKPEDAVVVNVRANLYWWEFEYPDYGIITSQDLVVPTDERVYFNLIASDVKHSFWVPSAGGKMDTNTENVNKFWLNFDGDRAEQAGEYFYGKCAELCGPSHALMDFKVETKSKEEFVQWAEEMKNAKAVASSDLAKEGEKLFQEKSCIGCHAVTPVDERPEQARTAPNLASFGERSRVAGILPHNEENIRNWLKDPEQYKPGNKMTKTYPELNDQELDALTEYLSGLKVEAK
- the ctaD gene encoding cytochrome c oxidase subunit I, yielding MSTLTQKKGFGAVLWDYLTTVDHKKIAILYLVSGGFFFLVGGLEAMLIRIQLAVPDNDFISAGLYNEVLTMHGTTMIFLAAMPLIFAFMNAVVPIQIGARDVAFPFLNSLGFWLFFFGGLFLNMGWFLGGAPDAGWTNYASLALNSPGHGIDFYLLGLQISGFGTLIAGINFLATIINMRAPGMTYMRMPLFTWTTFVASALILFAFPPLTVGLAIMMFDRIFGTGFFVPELGGNTIIWEHLFWIFGHPEVYILILPAFGIFSDVLPHFSKKRLFGYSSMVFATVLIGFLGFMVWAHHMFTTGLGPIANAIFAVATMAIAVPTGIKIFNWMFTMWGGSIRFTVPMIWSVAFIPTFVMGGVTGIMLAAAPTDYQYHDTYFVVAHFHYVIVGGVVMGLFAGLHYWWPKMFGKMLGEKLGVVTFVLFFTGFHLTFFIQHFLGLMGMPRRIFTFLPGQGLEMGNFISTVGAFLMAAGTIVLLWNIIISSIKGEKAAGDAWGDGRNLEWAVSSPAPEYNFKQTPLVRGLDALWVERMEGNKGMTPAEPLGDIHMPNGSILPLIMSFGLFVAAFGLLYHSEHAWGVPVIIIGFAITLGCMFLRSVIDDHGYHIHKEDLMNDDNDKGVKA
- the ctaE gene encoding cytochrome c oxidase subunit III, yielding MHVEEKLTAETFPASPEKATLEGKNKFLGFWLFLGGETVLFASLFATFLALRDSDNGGATTQEMFELPLVFGATMLLLTSSLTSVYAMYHMKNFQFKKMQLWMGITVLLGAAFLALEIYEFNHYIHEFKFTMTSSALGSAFYTLVGTHGAHVAFGLLWITTLMVRNAKRGLNLYNAPKYYVASLYWHFIDVVWVFIFTVVYLMGMVG
- the cyoE gene encoding heme o synthase, yielding MPDSRTSKETGFGEVVYESTVLKDFLSLIKMGIVNSNLITAFTGIWLALYFNGLSFLGNIDTVLYALSGSALVIAGSCAINNFYDRDIDHIMERTKTRPTVTGRMNPVQALWIGVLLLAFGFIMLSMTTAAATLIGLIGVITYVFLYTMWTKRHYTLNTVVGSISGAVPPLIGWAAVDADLSVTAWVLFLIMFIWQPPHFLALAMKRVEEYRAAGIPMLPVIHGFAVTKRQMMVWVICLLPLPFYLFQLGAAFIILATALNLGWLVLAVSGIKAKDDLKWAKWMFIYSLNYLTILFVAMVLFTIN